The following coding sequences lie in one Spinacia oleracea cultivar Varoflay chromosome 1, BTI_SOV_V1, whole genome shotgun sequence genomic window:
- the LOC110794310 gene encoding uncharacterized protein isoform X2: MAIFRLKSGDIFAFKLLFVLAIMYGLMSVLVYSVLHMKFITPLGIDAPLNQFSEGRAIQHLRVLSEEIDGRQEGRPGLKQAADYIKEQLELLKIRANSNFRIEVEETLVNGSFSMMFLGHSLSLAYRAHTNILMRISSVNSTETDASVLVNGHYDSALNSPGAADCGSCVASMLELARLIVDSNWISPRPVIFLFNGAEELFMLGSHGFITTHKWRDTIGAFINMEASGSGGPDVVCQSGPGSWASRVYAQSAVYPMAQSSAQDLFGVIPGDTDYRIFAQDYGKIPGLDVIFLLGGYFYHTSSDTLERLLPGSIQARGDNLFSLVRAFASSSMLRNASERQYFESADQGTDSERAIFFDYMTWFMVYYPKSVAAVLHILPVVIFLVAPIILCQANFGLCSCCKTYFDFLKGMFQHFIAIIMAIIVPVVLAVCRLFFSNHAMNWFANPYLAFMMFVPCSVVGLLIPRYMWRHFHDYQDMSVQIMSREARIYESNFYGAFGFYALLTMVFSLAGLGGGSLTFFTSVSMLLAWIFTQLLSYPEHSLRSVVVYLFPLLPCLTYSVHYGGFITQFLIEKMGMMGSVPPPYGYYVQDIAVAAMVGIVTGWCVGPLLPVIGDWLARSSILQTLLQLSVLALALSSGFFPYSAEAPKRVVMQHAILTADSTQILDSSYEFGVLDSNSLSFLFKYAQEASEHPQIGSGYSFQNTRDRWLAIFPVSNLISRSFKFPVGHEEILKQYNSFPHLSTIEREVFSDAGIRKVHLELNLGSLKEVSVTVLNVTGPLSGWSFADKTLPAPETIDGGPPSYICRLSGASYEKWAFWLEANSSEPLRVEVVALDQHLTDSAKELKHRFPEWADIVAYTSFMSSYTF; the protein is encoded by the exons ATGGCGATTTTCAGACTGAAATCTGGAGATATCTTCGCATTCAAATTACTCTTCGTATTAGCAATAATGTACGGTTTAATGTCTGTGTTAGTGTACTCTGTTCTTCACATGAAGTTCATTACTCCCCTCGGCATTGACGCCCCTCTTAATCAGTTCTCCGAAGGTAGAGCTATTCAACATCTTCGAGTATTGTCTGAAGAAATTGATGGTCGCCAG GAAGGGCGCCCAGGTTTGAAGCAAGCTGCTGATTATATTAAAGAGCAGCTGGAGTTGCTGAAGATTCGAGCGAACTCGAACTTTAG GATTGAGGTTGAGGAAACTTTGGTCAATGGGTCTTTCAGCATGATGTTTTTAGGTCACAGCTTATCTCTGGCTTATAGAGCCCATACTAATATTCTCATGAG AATATCATCAGTAAATTCAACAGAAACCGATGCTTCAGTTTTGGTAAATGGTCATTATGATAGTGCTCTTAACTCCCCTGGGGCTGCTGATTGTGGTTCTTGTGTTG CATCAATGCTTGAACTAGCGAGACTTATAGTTGATTCTAATTGGATTTCTCCCCGGCCAGTCATATTTCTTTTCAATGGGGCCGAAGAACTTTTCATGTTG GGTTCACATGGTTTCATCACCACTCATAAATGGCGTGACACTATTGGAGCTTTTATAAACATGGAAGCATCAGGAAGTGGTGGTCCTG ATGTAGTTTGCCAATCTGGACCTGGATCTTGGGCTTCTCGTGTGTATGCTCAGTCAGCTGTATATCCCATGGCCCAGAGTAGTGCTCAG GATCTTTTTGGTGTTATTCCAGGCGACACAGATTACAGAATTTTTGCCCAAGATTATGGGAAGATTCCTGGACTTGACGTAATCTTTCTCCTTGGTGGTTACTTTTATCACACTTCCTCTGATACACTCGAAAGGCTATT ACCTGGAAGCATTCAAGCGCGTGGAGACAATCTGTTTAGTTTAGTCAGGGCCTTTGCTAGTTCCTCTATGCTCCGGAATGCAAGTGAACGCCAGTATTTTGAATCTGCTGATCAAGGAACTGATAGTGAACGGGCAATTTTCTTTGACTATATGACATGGTTCATG GTCTATTACCCAAAAAGCGTTGCTGCAGTTCTCCATATTCTTCCAGTAGTTATCTTTCTCGTTGCTCCAATCATCTTATGTCAGGCAAATTTTGGACTATGTTCTTGTTGtaaaacttattttgacttcTTGAAAG GGATGTTCCAACACTTCATCGCGATCATAATGGCAATTATTGTTCCGGTGGTTTTAGCAGTTTGTAGACTGTTTTTCTCTAATCACGCAATGAACTG GTTTGCAAATCCTTATTTGGCCTTCATGATGTTCGTCCCATGCTCTGTTGTTGGTCTGCTTATTCCAAGATATATGTGGAGACACTTTCATGATTATCAAGACATGTCTGTTCAGATAATGTCAAGAGAG GCACGAATTTATGAATCAAATTTTTATGGAGCCTTTGGATTTTATGCTCTGTTAACTATG GTTTTTTCTCTCGCTGGTCTTGGTGGGGGCTCCTTAACCTTTTTTACATCAGTATCTATGTTGTTAGCTTGGATATTTACTCAGTTGCTCTCTTATCCTGAGCATTCATTGAG GTCCGTGGTGGTCTATTTGTTTCCATTGCTGCCATGTTTAACATATTCGGTCCATTATGGTGGGTTTATTACGCAATTCTTGATCGAGAAGATGGGTATGATGGGTTCTGTTCCACCACCCTATG GATACTATGTACAGGATATTGCCGTGGCAGCAATGGTTGGCATTGTAACTGGTTGGTGTGTGGGTCCGTTGCTGCCTGTTATTGGTGATTGGTTAGCCCGATCTTCTATATTGCAAACCTTGCTGCAGCTCAGTGTGCTTGCCCTGGCTCTTTCGTCAGGGTTCTTTCCTTACAGTGCGGAAGCGCCTAAAAGGGTAGTAATGCAGCATGCAATTTTAACCGCAG ATTCAACGCAGATTTTGGACTCAAGCTATGAATTTGGTGTTCTAGATTCAAATTCTTTATCTTTTCTTTTCAAGTATGCTCAGGAGGCGTCAGAACATCCGCAAATTGGTTCAGGATATTCTTTCCAGAATACGAGAGATAGATGGCTT GCAATTTTCCCTGTATCAAATTTAATTTCAAGAAGCTTTAAGTTCCCAGTCGGACATGAAGAAATCTTGAAGCAGTATAACTCTTTTCCTCATCTATCAACTATTGAGCGGGAAGTGTTTTCTGATGCGGGTATTCGCAAGGTTCACCTGGAACTAAATTTAGG ATCTCTGAAAGAGGTTTCGGTTACTGTCCTCAATGTTACTGGTCCATTATCTGGTTGGTCATTTGCTGACAAGACATTACCAG CCCCGGAAACAATTGACGGTGGTCCTCCTTCATACATATGCAGACTTAGTGGTGCGAGCTATGAAAAGTGGGCCTTCTGGTTGGAG GCAAATAGTTCAGAACCTTTAAGAGTAGAAGTTGTTGCCCTAGACCAACATTTGACAGATTCAGCCAAGGAGTTGAAACATCGTTTCCCAGAATGGGCAGACATAGTTGCTTATACGAGTTTTATGTCCAGTTATACATTTTAG
- the LOC110794310 gene encoding uncharacterized protein isoform X1: MAIFRLKSGDIFAFKLLFVLAIMYGLMSVLVYSVLHMKFITPLGIDAPLNQFSEGRAIQHLRVLSEEIDGRQEGRPGLKQAADYIKEQLELLKIRANSNFRIEVEETLVNGSFSMMFLGHSLSLAYRAHTNILMRISSVNSTETDASVLVNGHYDSALNSPGAADCGSCVASMLELARLIVDSNWISPRPVIFLFNGAEELFMLGSHGFITTHKWRDTIGAFINMEASGSGGPDVVCQSGPGSWASRVYAQSAVYPMAQSSAQDLFGVIPGDTDYRIFAQDYGKIPGLDVIFLLGGYFYHTSSDTLERLLPGSIQARGDNLFSLVRAFASSSMLRNASERQYFESADQGTDSERAIFFDYMTWFMVYYPKSVAAVLHILPVVIFLVAPIILCQANFGLCSCCKTYFDFLKGMFQHFIAIIMAIIVPVVLAVCRLFFSNHAMNWFANPYLAFMMFVPCSVVGLLIPRYMWRHFHDYQDMSVQIMSREARIYESNFYGAFGFYALLTMVFSLAGLGGGSLTFFTSVSMLLAWIFTQLLSYPEHSLRSVVVYLFPLLPCLTYSVHYGGFITQFLIEKMGMMGSVPPPYDYKSNITSEGGCNLRYLIILRGYYVQDIAVAAMVGIVTGWCVGPLLPVIGDWLARSSILQTLLQLSVLALALSSGFFPYSAEAPKRVVMQHAILTADSTQILDSSYEFGVLDSNSLSFLFKYAQEASEHPQIGSGYSFQNTRDRWLAIFPVSNLISRSFKFPVGHEEILKQYNSFPHLSTIEREVFSDAGIRKVHLELNLGSLKEVSVTVLNVTGPLSGWSFADKTLPAPETIDGGPPSYICRLSGASYEKWAFWLEANSSEPLRVEVVALDQHLTDSAKELKHRFPEWADIVAYTSFMSSYTF; encoded by the exons ATGGCGATTTTCAGACTGAAATCTGGAGATATCTTCGCATTCAAATTACTCTTCGTATTAGCAATAATGTACGGTTTAATGTCTGTGTTAGTGTACTCTGTTCTTCACATGAAGTTCATTACTCCCCTCGGCATTGACGCCCCTCTTAATCAGTTCTCCGAAGGTAGAGCTATTCAACATCTTCGAGTATTGTCTGAAGAAATTGATGGTCGCCAG GAAGGGCGCCCAGGTTTGAAGCAAGCTGCTGATTATATTAAAGAGCAGCTGGAGTTGCTGAAGATTCGAGCGAACTCGAACTTTAG GATTGAGGTTGAGGAAACTTTGGTCAATGGGTCTTTCAGCATGATGTTTTTAGGTCACAGCTTATCTCTGGCTTATAGAGCCCATACTAATATTCTCATGAG AATATCATCAGTAAATTCAACAGAAACCGATGCTTCAGTTTTGGTAAATGGTCATTATGATAGTGCTCTTAACTCCCCTGGGGCTGCTGATTGTGGTTCTTGTGTTG CATCAATGCTTGAACTAGCGAGACTTATAGTTGATTCTAATTGGATTTCTCCCCGGCCAGTCATATTTCTTTTCAATGGGGCCGAAGAACTTTTCATGTTG GGTTCACATGGTTTCATCACCACTCATAAATGGCGTGACACTATTGGAGCTTTTATAAACATGGAAGCATCAGGAAGTGGTGGTCCTG ATGTAGTTTGCCAATCTGGACCTGGATCTTGGGCTTCTCGTGTGTATGCTCAGTCAGCTGTATATCCCATGGCCCAGAGTAGTGCTCAG GATCTTTTTGGTGTTATTCCAGGCGACACAGATTACAGAATTTTTGCCCAAGATTATGGGAAGATTCCTGGACTTGACGTAATCTTTCTCCTTGGTGGTTACTTTTATCACACTTCCTCTGATACACTCGAAAGGCTATT ACCTGGAAGCATTCAAGCGCGTGGAGACAATCTGTTTAGTTTAGTCAGGGCCTTTGCTAGTTCCTCTATGCTCCGGAATGCAAGTGAACGCCAGTATTTTGAATCTGCTGATCAAGGAACTGATAGTGAACGGGCAATTTTCTTTGACTATATGACATGGTTCATG GTCTATTACCCAAAAAGCGTTGCTGCAGTTCTCCATATTCTTCCAGTAGTTATCTTTCTCGTTGCTCCAATCATCTTATGTCAGGCAAATTTTGGACTATGTTCTTGTTGtaaaacttattttgacttcTTGAAAG GGATGTTCCAACACTTCATCGCGATCATAATGGCAATTATTGTTCCGGTGGTTTTAGCAGTTTGTAGACTGTTTTTCTCTAATCACGCAATGAACTG GTTTGCAAATCCTTATTTGGCCTTCATGATGTTCGTCCCATGCTCTGTTGTTGGTCTGCTTATTCCAAGATATATGTGGAGACACTTTCATGATTATCAAGACATGTCTGTTCAGATAATGTCAAGAGAG GCACGAATTTATGAATCAAATTTTTATGGAGCCTTTGGATTTTATGCTCTGTTAACTATG GTTTTTTCTCTCGCTGGTCTTGGTGGGGGCTCCTTAACCTTTTTTACATCAGTATCTATGTTGTTAGCTTGGATATTTACTCAGTTGCTCTCTTATCCTGAGCATTCATTGAG GTCCGTGGTGGTCTATTTGTTTCCATTGCTGCCATGTTTAACATATTCGGTCCATTATGGTGGGTTTATTACGCAATTCTTGATCGAGAAGATGGGTATGATGGGTTCTGTTCCACCACCCTATG ATTATAAATCTAATATCACAAGTGAGGGTGGCTGCAATCTGAGGTACCTAATTATTTTAAGAG GATACTATGTACAGGATATTGCCGTGGCAGCAATGGTTGGCATTGTAACTGGTTGGTGTGTGGGTCCGTTGCTGCCTGTTATTGGTGATTGGTTAGCCCGATCTTCTATATTGCAAACCTTGCTGCAGCTCAGTGTGCTTGCCCTGGCTCTTTCGTCAGGGTTCTTTCCTTACAGTGCGGAAGCGCCTAAAAGGGTAGTAATGCAGCATGCAATTTTAACCGCAG ATTCAACGCAGATTTTGGACTCAAGCTATGAATTTGGTGTTCTAGATTCAAATTCTTTATCTTTTCTTTTCAAGTATGCTCAGGAGGCGTCAGAACATCCGCAAATTGGTTCAGGATATTCTTTCCAGAATACGAGAGATAGATGGCTT GCAATTTTCCCTGTATCAAATTTAATTTCAAGAAGCTTTAAGTTCCCAGTCGGACATGAAGAAATCTTGAAGCAGTATAACTCTTTTCCTCATCTATCAACTATTGAGCGGGAAGTGTTTTCTGATGCGGGTATTCGCAAGGTTCACCTGGAACTAAATTTAGG ATCTCTGAAAGAGGTTTCGGTTACTGTCCTCAATGTTACTGGTCCATTATCTGGTTGGTCATTTGCTGACAAGACATTACCAG CCCCGGAAACAATTGACGGTGGTCCTCCTTCATACATATGCAGACTTAGTGGTGCGAGCTATGAAAAGTGGGCCTTCTGGTTGGAG GCAAATAGTTCAGAACCTTTAAGAGTAGAAGTTGTTGCCCTAGACCAACATTTGACAGATTCAGCCAAGGAGTTGAAACATCGTTTCCCAGAATGGGCAGACATAGTTGCTTATACGAGTTTTATGTCCAGTTATACATTTTAG
- the LOC110794310 gene encoding uncharacterized protein isoform X3 codes for MMFLGHSLSLAYRAHTNILMRISSVNSTETDASVLVNGHYDSALNSPGAADCGSCVASMLELARLIVDSNWISPRPVIFLFNGAEELFMLGSHGFITTHKWRDTIGAFINMEASGSGGPDVVCQSGPGSWASRVYAQSAVYPMAQSSAQDLFGVIPGDTDYRIFAQDYGKIPGLDVIFLLGGYFYHTSSDTLERLLPGSIQARGDNLFSLVRAFASSSMLRNASERQYFESADQGTDSERAIFFDYMTWFMVYYPKSVAAVLHILPVVIFLVAPIILCQANFGLCSCCKTYFDFLKGMFQHFIAIIMAIIVPVVLAVCRLFFSNHAMNWFANPYLAFMMFVPCSVVGLLIPRYMWRHFHDYQDMSVQIMSREARIYESNFYGAFGFYALLTMVFSLAGLGGGSLTFFTSVSMLLAWIFTQLLSYPEHSLRSVVVYLFPLLPCLTYSVHYGGFITQFLIEKMGMMGSVPPPYDYKSNITSEGGCNLRYLIILRGYYVQDIAVAAMVGIVTGWCVGPLLPVIGDWLARSSILQTLLQLSVLALALSSGFFPYSAEAPKRVVMQHAILTADSTQILDSSYEFGVLDSNSLSFLFKYAQEASEHPQIGSGYSFQNTRDRWLAIFPVSNLISRSFKFPVGHEEILKQYNSFPHLSTIEREVFSDAGIRKVHLELNLGSLKEVSVTVLNVTGPLSGWSFADKTLPAPETIDGGPPSYICRLSGASYEKWAFWLEANSSEPLRVEVVALDQHLTDSAKELKHRFPEWADIVAYTSFMSSYTF; via the exons ATGATGTTTTTAGGTCACAGCTTATCTCTGGCTTATAGAGCCCATACTAATATTCTCATGAG AATATCATCAGTAAATTCAACAGAAACCGATGCTTCAGTTTTGGTAAATGGTCATTATGATAGTGCTCTTAACTCCCCTGGGGCTGCTGATTGTGGTTCTTGTGTTG CATCAATGCTTGAACTAGCGAGACTTATAGTTGATTCTAATTGGATTTCTCCCCGGCCAGTCATATTTCTTTTCAATGGGGCCGAAGAACTTTTCATGTTG GGTTCACATGGTTTCATCACCACTCATAAATGGCGTGACACTATTGGAGCTTTTATAAACATGGAAGCATCAGGAAGTGGTGGTCCTG ATGTAGTTTGCCAATCTGGACCTGGATCTTGGGCTTCTCGTGTGTATGCTCAGTCAGCTGTATATCCCATGGCCCAGAGTAGTGCTCAG GATCTTTTTGGTGTTATTCCAGGCGACACAGATTACAGAATTTTTGCCCAAGATTATGGGAAGATTCCTGGACTTGACGTAATCTTTCTCCTTGGTGGTTACTTTTATCACACTTCCTCTGATACACTCGAAAGGCTATT ACCTGGAAGCATTCAAGCGCGTGGAGACAATCTGTTTAGTTTAGTCAGGGCCTTTGCTAGTTCCTCTATGCTCCGGAATGCAAGTGAACGCCAGTATTTTGAATCTGCTGATCAAGGAACTGATAGTGAACGGGCAATTTTCTTTGACTATATGACATGGTTCATG GTCTATTACCCAAAAAGCGTTGCTGCAGTTCTCCATATTCTTCCAGTAGTTATCTTTCTCGTTGCTCCAATCATCTTATGTCAGGCAAATTTTGGACTATGTTCTTGTTGtaaaacttattttgacttcTTGAAAG GGATGTTCCAACACTTCATCGCGATCATAATGGCAATTATTGTTCCGGTGGTTTTAGCAGTTTGTAGACTGTTTTTCTCTAATCACGCAATGAACTG GTTTGCAAATCCTTATTTGGCCTTCATGATGTTCGTCCCATGCTCTGTTGTTGGTCTGCTTATTCCAAGATATATGTGGAGACACTTTCATGATTATCAAGACATGTCTGTTCAGATAATGTCAAGAGAG GCACGAATTTATGAATCAAATTTTTATGGAGCCTTTGGATTTTATGCTCTGTTAACTATG GTTTTTTCTCTCGCTGGTCTTGGTGGGGGCTCCTTAACCTTTTTTACATCAGTATCTATGTTGTTAGCTTGGATATTTACTCAGTTGCTCTCTTATCCTGAGCATTCATTGAG GTCCGTGGTGGTCTATTTGTTTCCATTGCTGCCATGTTTAACATATTCGGTCCATTATGGTGGGTTTATTACGCAATTCTTGATCGAGAAGATGGGTATGATGGGTTCTGTTCCACCACCCTATG ATTATAAATCTAATATCACAAGTGAGGGTGGCTGCAATCTGAGGTACCTAATTATTTTAAGAG GATACTATGTACAGGATATTGCCGTGGCAGCAATGGTTGGCATTGTAACTGGTTGGTGTGTGGGTCCGTTGCTGCCTGTTATTGGTGATTGGTTAGCCCGATCTTCTATATTGCAAACCTTGCTGCAGCTCAGTGTGCTTGCCCTGGCTCTTTCGTCAGGGTTCTTTCCTTACAGTGCGGAAGCGCCTAAAAGGGTAGTAATGCAGCATGCAATTTTAACCGCAG ATTCAACGCAGATTTTGGACTCAAGCTATGAATTTGGTGTTCTAGATTCAAATTCTTTATCTTTTCTTTTCAAGTATGCTCAGGAGGCGTCAGAACATCCGCAAATTGGTTCAGGATATTCTTTCCAGAATACGAGAGATAGATGGCTT GCAATTTTCCCTGTATCAAATTTAATTTCAAGAAGCTTTAAGTTCCCAGTCGGACATGAAGAAATCTTGAAGCAGTATAACTCTTTTCCTCATCTATCAACTATTGAGCGGGAAGTGTTTTCTGATGCGGGTATTCGCAAGGTTCACCTGGAACTAAATTTAGG ATCTCTGAAAGAGGTTTCGGTTACTGTCCTCAATGTTACTGGTCCATTATCTGGTTGGTCATTTGCTGACAAGACATTACCAG CCCCGGAAACAATTGACGGTGGTCCTCCTTCATACATATGCAGACTTAGTGGTGCGAGCTATGAAAAGTGGGCCTTCTGGTTGGAG GCAAATAGTTCAGAACCTTTAAGAGTAGAAGTTGTTGCCCTAGACCAACATTTGACAGATTCAGCCAAGGAGTTGAAACATCGTTTCCCAGAATGGGCAGACATAGTTGCTTATACGAGTTTTATGTCCAGTTATACATTTTAG